In Micromonospora sp. LH3U1, one genomic interval encodes:
- a CDS encoding oxidoreductase: MTTDPLAPLLALADIAAAVEQARERFDRALGHRALRRHGGQVAAEVSLRSAVASAALEGSAHEREAVRAGTVTDPVLQGALRVAGALPGLSELWPKAPRQALAKLHVLAARDMVSEAELGRPVADPVVAARLDGLAGLVAGGSKVSPLVLAAVVHGELLNLRPFAGPSGVVARGAARLVLLASGLDPRGLLAVDVGHREREPEYVGSAGAFATGTPDGLRSWLRHYMAAVEVGADQLPTIGDEILAAA, encoded by the coding sequence GTGACCACCGACCCGCTCGCGCCCCTGCTCGCGCTCGCCGATATCGCCGCCGCTGTGGAACAGGCCCGCGAGCGGTTCGACCGGGCGCTCGGGCACCGTGCGCTGCGCCGGCACGGTGGCCAGGTCGCGGCCGAGGTCAGCCTCCGCTCCGCGGTGGCCAGCGCCGCCCTGGAGGGGTCCGCGCACGAACGCGAGGCGGTCCGCGCCGGCACTGTCACCGACCCCGTGCTCCAGGGGGCGCTGCGGGTCGCCGGGGCGCTGCCCGGCCTGAGCGAGCTGTGGCCGAAGGCCCCCCGGCAGGCTCTCGCGAAGCTGCACGTGCTCGCCGCCCGGGACATGGTGTCGGAAGCCGAGCTGGGCCGCCCGGTGGCCGACCCGGTGGTCGCCGCCCGGCTGGACGGGCTGGCTGGGCTGGTTGCTGGCGGTTCGAAGGTCTCCCCGTTGGTGCTCGCCGCCGTCGTACACGGGGAGTTGCTGAACCTGCGCCCGTTCGCCGGGCCGTCCGGCGTGGTGGCACGGGGTGCCGCCCGGCTGGTGCTGCTCGCCAGCGGCCTCGACCCGCGCGGCCTGCTCGCCGTCGACGTCGGGCACCGCGAGCGGGAGCCCGAGTACGTCGGCTCGGCCGGTGCCTTCGCCACCGGCACCCCGGACGGGCTGCGCTCCTGGCTACGCCACTACATGGCAGCCGTCGAGGTCGGCGCCGACCAGCTCCCCACCATCGGCGACGAGATCCTAGCCGCCGCCTGA